A genomic stretch from Asterias rubens chromosome 7, eAstRub1.3, whole genome shotgun sequence includes:
- the LOC117292405 gene encoding putative sodium-coupled neutral amino acid transporter 10 translates to MASHVPWSAVINLSNSIIGVSILAMPWCFRECGVIFGIALLAMGGFLTKVTCYMLLRASKVSRKHSYEFLANHALGAAGKMAVELCIIGLLVCTCIAFFVIIGDLAPSIVSKWLGLQNSWHLRTCLLCLVAVFIVVPLGMKRNVESLGGLSMLSITFYLLFTTDIIVNSIPHLLAGQWMYDINLWRLPGMLKGISIFSMSMCCQTTLFVVYDSLKEKTNKQMEAVVSKSINMVATIYIMVGFFGYVCYYKDASGVKGDVLLNFPPSLLSEILRLGFTVSVALSFPLCIFPCRASIYTLFCHPAQSVENPHGGGDFIPPVKFKVITLMIVSVTLMIGITIPNVEIILGLTGATMGSLIGFIIPALIYLRTNGVPNKNNAKIVLVIGVLLLVCSTYDNLSTTATPELDLPVDVQKIDIIEPVGIEKDVMDNVNHLEDNKIIGGDDVIKDGDKEAVQKPDEKQDVKEEEKELQGKEEKSKEVQIDKDQRQEPPIPHAPDSEEKDSGKVEKSKEKPEEEKPAVVKVEEKKEEEDVKRDLKDPPQDKPKEDDDDDIGAADFDDDTGKDKDKVKKVEILEKENEKKKLELVEKEEQLKEKEEHLEKIVEVKVAEQEQKQEEQKKKLEELEERQKVQEKIIEAQAEAIENLKVQHDEEKDINELNVDLLGALNNLPQGGQLVGDLADQMAGGPLAGDLVAGDLLAGGNLPQQPVLDGQQPVLGQQQQQQQQQQFVPIQQQVVDPLLNLQLQDAAGKAVFQQGVGQPQGIQQQGIQQQGIQQQGIQQQQGMPQQGIQQQQGIQQQQGMPQQQGMPQQQGMPQQQGMPQQGIQQQQGMPQQGIQQQQQQGIQQQQGMPLQQGIQQQGMPLQGVQQQQVVLQQQGVPQQQGIPLQKGIPQQRIQQQGIPQQGFAQQQGILQQGLPGQEPVDSHRIKREVQFDPRVQQHQEADLGQFQQRLENPDQQMQQLNMAGKHLLQPNKPGQQLNVPMPQVAGDPIMMHGAVAQQRQLLQGESHFLDDQGKGDTVNLAQGLQEEEVLKDGKADIKQEANVHEEQDVKAHIKQEAKVQEAKVHVELNGKADIKQKAKVHEDEEEESKAVKQEGDSKETNEIELVDEGNVQEDEEVNQAPDNVQGLSQDQEDKDRESSPKDDEGNKRLNADDEEAEETKPNASKNIETAGKKSTVLETAVNDTVNVYSVKFKTRQEMSVKPSYPSVVASKSQEESNINKGINDSDGNVHLRGNKAEDKLEQNDMKEIIKEGVENQHEEEVLKENKIETRFPHNLLHEVFNER, encoded by the exons ATGGCTAGCCACGTACCTTGGTCCGCTGTGATAAATCTCAGTAACAGCATCATCGGTGTTAGTATACTGGCTATGCCATGGTGCTTCAGGGAG TGTGGAGTAATCTTTGGTATAGCTTTGTTAGCCATGGGTGGCTTTTTAACCAAAGTCACTTGTTACATGCTCTTGAGGGCCTCCAAAGTCAGCAGAAAACACTCGTATGAGTTTTTAG CAAATCATGCATTGGGAGCTGCTGGTAAAATGGCAGTTGAGTTATG TATTATAGGTCTATTAGTGTGCACCTGTATTGCCTTCTTCGTTATAATTGGGGATCTGGCGCCCTCGATAGTCTCCAAATGGCTTGGATTACAA AATTCCTGGCATCTCAGAACGTGTTTGCTGTGTCTAGTGGCTGTTTTTATCGTTGTACCGCTTGGTATGAAGCGTAATGTTGAGAGCTTAGGGGGCCTTAGCATGCTGTCAATTACCTTCTATCTTCTATTTACAACTGAT ATTATAGTGAACAGTATTCCACATTTACTGGCTGGTCAATGGATGTACGATATCAACCTATGGAGACTGCCGGGAATGCTCAAGGGAATCTCTATATTCTCAATGTCAATGTGCTGTCAAac AACGTTGTTTGTAGTTTATGATTCGCTGAAGGAAAAGACCAACAAGCAGATGGAAGCGGTGGTGTCCAAGTCGATCAACATGGTTGCCACTATATACATCATG GTTGGGTTCTTTGGCTATGTGTGCTACTACAAAGACGCATCAGGAGTCAAGGGTGATGTGTTGCTCAACTTCCCGCCGTCTTTACTGTCCGAGATTTTACGACTTGGCTTTACAGTGTCCGTAGCGTTGAGTTTTCCCCTCTGTATATTCCCCTGCAGAGCCAGCATTTATACATTATTCTGTCATCCG GCTCAAAGTGTTGAGAACCCCCATGGGGGCGGGGACTTTATCCCTCCAGTCAAGTTCAAGGTCATTACCCTGATGATTGTGTCAGTCACTCTGATGATTGGCATTACTATACCTAATG TTGAAATCATTCTAGGGTTGACTGGTGCTACCATGGGATCACTCATAGGATTCATTATACCAGCGCTAATTTATCTACGCACCAACGGTGTACCCAACAAAAATAACGCAAAG ATTGTGTTAGTAATCGGAGTGCTGCTGTTAGTGTGCAGTACGTATGATAACCTGAGTACTAcagcaacaccagagcttgaccTTCCTGTTGATGTACAGAAGATCGATATCATAGAACCCGTAGGAATAGAGAAGGACGTAATGGACAATGTCAACCATCTTGAAGACAATAAGATTATTGGAG gtgatgatgtcatcaaagatggcgacaAAGAAGCCGTACAGAAGCCCGATGAGAAACAGGATGTAAAGGAGGAGGAGAAAGAACTTCAAGGAAAAGAAGAGAAGAGCAAAG AGGTGCAAATAGACAAAGACCAGCGCCAGGAACCTCCTATTCCACATGCCCCTGACTCTGAAGAGAAAGATTCGGGCAAAGTTGAGAAATCCAAAGAG AAACCAGAGGAGGAGAAACCAGCCGTGGTTAAGGTTGAGGAGAAGAAAGAGGAGGAAGATGTCAAACGTGACCTCAAGGATCCGCCTCAAGATAAACCTAAagaagatgatgatgacgacATTGGAGCTGCTGATTTTGACGACGATA CTGGAAAGGACAAAGACAAGGTGAAGAAGGTGGAAATCTTAGAGAAGGAAAACGAGAAAAAGAAGCTGGAGCTGGTGGAGAAGGAGGAGCAGCTCAAAGAGAAGGAG GAGCATCTTGAAAAGATTGTCGAAGTAAAAGTCGCTGAGCAGGAGCAGAAACAAGAAGAACAGAAAAAGAAGTTGGAAGAACTTGAG GAAAGGCAAAAGGTCCAAGAGAAGATAATCGAGGCTCAAGCGGAAGCCATTGAGAATCTCAAAGTTCAGCATGATGAAGAAAAGGACATAAATGAACTCAATGTGGATCTCCTAGGTGCGCTAAACAATCTCCCTCAGGGTGGCCAATTGGTCGGAGACTTAGCTGATCAGATGGCTGGTGGTCCATTGGCTGGTGATCTTGTGGCTGGTGACCTGTTGGCTGGTGGTAACTTGCCGCAGCAGCCTGTTCTTGATGGTCAGCAGCCGGTACTAGgtcaacaacagcagcaacaacagcagcagcagtttGTGCCTATTCAACAGCAG gtTGTGGACCCACTTCTAAATCTTCAACTGCAGGATGCTGCCGGTAAAGCTGTTTTTCAGCAAGGTGTTGGTCAACCGCAGGGCATCCAGCAGCAGGGCATCCAGCAGCAGGGCATTCAGCAGCAGGGCATCCAACAGCAGCAAGGCATGCCACAGCAGGGCATCCAACAGCAGCAGGGCATCCAACAGCAGCAAGGCATGCCACAGCAGCAAGGCATGCCACAGCAGCAGGGCATGCCACAGCAGCAAGGCATGCCACAGCAGGGCATCCAACAGCAGCAAGGCATGCCACAGCAGGGCAtccaacagcagcagcagcagggCATCCAACAGCAGCAGGGCATGCCACTGCAGCAGGGCATCCAACAGCAGGGCATGCCACTGCAGGGCGTCCAACAGCAGCAGGTTGTTTTACAGCAGCAGGGCGTCCCACAACAGCAGGGCATCCCACTGCAGAAGGGCATCCCTCAACAGCGCATCCAACAGCAGGGCATCCCCCAACAGGGCTTTGCTCAGCAACAAGGCATCCTGCAACAGGGTCTGCCTGGACAGGAACCTGTTGACAGTCATCGAATAAAGAGGGAAGTTCAGTTTGACCCTCGGGTGCAGCAGCATCAAGAAGCTGATTTGGGACAATTTCAACAACGGCTGGAAAATCCAGACCAACAAATGCAGCAGCTCAACATGGCTGGTAAACATCTGCTGCAGCCAAACAAGCCAGGTCAACAACTCAACGTCCCCATGCCGCAGGTTGCAGGAGATCCAATTATGATGCATGGTGCTGTAGCCCAGCAGAGACAGCTTCTACAAGGAGAATCACACTTCCTGGATGACCAAGGAAAGGGTGACACTGTCAATCTAGCTCAAGGTTTACAGGAAGAAGAGGTTTTGAAAGATGGGAAAGCCGACATCAAGCAGGAAGCAAACGTACATGAGGAACAAGATGTGAAAGCTCACATCAAACAGGAGGCAAAAGTACAGGAGGCAAAAGTACATGTGGAACTAAATGGGAAAGCTGACATCAAGCAGAAGGCTAAAGTACATGAGGATGAGGAAGAGGAAAGCAAAGCCGTTAAACAGGAGGGAGACAGCAAAGAAACCAATGAGATTGAACTTGTAGATGAAGGAAATGtacaagaagatgaagaagtcAATCAGGCACCAGATAATGTGCAGGGTTTGTCTCAGGACCAAGAAGATAAAGATAGAGAATCATCACCAAAGGATGACGAAGGTAACAAACGGCTTAATGCTGATGATGAAGAGGCTGAAGAGACCAAGCCAAATGCATCCAAGAATATTGAGACTGCTGGAAAGAAGTCTACAGTATTGGAGACAGCAGTCAATGATACTGTCAACGTCTATAGCGTCAAGTTTAAGACGCGCCAAGAAATGTCCGTTAAACCGTCTTATCCAAGCGTAGTTGCTAGCAAGTCACAAGAGGAATCGAACATAAATAAAGGGATTAATGATTCTGATGGAAATGTTCACTTACGGGGAAATAAAGCTGAAGATAAATTGGAGCAGAATGACATGAAGGAAATTATAAAGGAAGGAGTCGAGAATCAGCACGAAGAAGAGGTactcaaagaaaataaaattgaaactaGATTTCCTCATAATCTGTTACATGAAGTTTTCAATGAAAGATGA